In the genome of Maribacter forsetii DSM 18668, the window ATCCATTGAAAAATAGGATATAACTCTTCTGCCAGTTTCCCCTGTTCGTGATTGTAAATGGCGTACTTGTAACATTCCTCGTATTCTCCCTGTTCAAAAATGGTTTCAACGGCAAGGTTGGTCGTGTTGAAATAGTCGTCGTCTCCATCAACGTAGTAATTGATTTCTGCTTGTTGATCTATGAAATACTGGGTGTAGTTTCGTTTTCTTTTATTGATGATCATACGGTAGTGGAGCATCCACGGAGCATAGGAGCGGGAGTGTAACGGAAAATCTTGAAGCGCTTCGTTCAGTACTACCAACGCCTCATCATCTCGGTGGAATTTAAACAAAGCCCTTGCCTTGAAAAACATGGATTTTAATGTGGGCGTATGTCTTATATGAAATTGCTTTACGGTATCTAGAACGCCCTGGTAACTTTCAATTCTGTTGTTCAGTTCAATTAAATACAGCAAATAATTATCCATGGTAAGTCCGTTTCTAAACGCCTCATGGTAGATTGCCCCAGCTTCTTGATATTTATTTAGGTTTTTAAGGTACATTGCTTTCAAGTTTAACAACAACGGATTTTTCTCGTTGAGCGCCAAACCTTGTTTTAAGCAAATTTCTACCGCATTGCTGTTATTGGAATGAAAATACGCGGCATTCCCCAATAACAAATAATGATGCTGCGCTAGTTGCCAGCCGGAATTGACAAGTGCCTCCATAAAGACTTTGTATTCGGAAAAGTTGGTGAAATTGGTTTCCGGAAAATCTGGTTTCTGAGGTGCTTTTAATATTTGGGGAACCAGGTCATACATCATAAAGGCCTTGGCATAGTCTGCCAATACATAACGACTCTGGTCCGTGAGGTCTAGCGTTTTCCATTCGCTCTTCCAAAGCTCGATTACTTCAACCGACCTGTTCTCCCATATGGCAACTTGAATATAGGTGAGTATTTTAGTTTTCTTGTCTAAACGCGTGTCTAATTGTAGCCCCTTTAAGACTTGTAGATTATGGGTTGCAGAGGCTAAATCTAGCAATTGATAACAGTCTGCTTCCTCGGTTGAGGTCATTAAATCGTCTAATTGAGCCGATTGAATTTCCCATAGTAAAAATCGTGCTTCGGTAGTGGCTGGGTAACATTCCAGAATGTATTTCAGCACGGAAATAGCTTCGGTATACCGTTTTTCCACCTGTAATTTTAAGGCAAAATGTATGTGAAGTGTTTCGTTATACTGATACTTTTGTAATGCTTTTTCATAAACCGCTTCCGGACATGTTTGGTAATAGCTGCAGATGTATTCATAGTCGGAAGCCAATATTTGACCAACCTGCTCAAGCGCTTCTACATATGAATGCATCACCTCTATATTCACCTTTTCAAAAGCACCCATGTACAACATGAAAAAGCGGTAATAACGAGCATTATCCGATGGGTACGTATATCCCAAAACATCTAAATTGTCTTGTATAGCCGTAATAACCGGGTTTAATTCGGCAAACTTTTTTTCGCTTAAAAGGCTATGCGCTTGTTCTATATATTGTACGACCTCTTTTCTTGTTAAGCTCATATGTTCCATTCTTTAAACCTGTCGGCATGGTGAATATTCAATCGTTGGTAGCATTCCCAAAGTGTTTCGGTACCTGGAAATTTACTGATATCCGGTTCGGCGGCACCTCTCATAAATTCATTGCCAATACACACATTACGGTGAAATTCGCCCCAATTCGAAAAAGTTTTTTTCAATCGTGTATTAACATCTTCCAAGCGCATTGCTATTTCTTCGGATTTTATAAAACCTAAGGCACCGCCTATGCGCATTAGAAAAATGTAATAGGCAAATTCATAGCCGTAGAGCTTTTCATTTTTGAGACTAAAACGGTACTTCCATACCATTTTATAGGCGTTTTTTGTTGACGGATTTTGTAAGGCATTGTACTTGGCTTCAAAAGTGTTGGTAGTTTCGTTACGCAGCTCCATTGCCAGTTTTTCAAAAGGGTTTGACGCCATTTCACCTGTTTCGTAGCGGTGCAAACTGTTACGAAGGTGCACGCCAGAAAGTATGCCGTGTAACTTGGCAATACGCTCTACATTTTTCAATTGTAGATGGTCTTCAATGTCAAATCCGTACCAACTATTTAGGTCCGCCTTTTTGTAATTGTTCATCAAAACCAAGGCAGAAAGGTTGAGCCAGTCTTGAATTTGAGGTGTTATTTCTGCTGTCATTCTTTATGCTTTTAAGTCGTTAACTACCTGCAACAAAGCAGCTGTTAAGTTTTCAGGATAGGCTCCAGAATTTGCCATCGCCTTTAACCCCATCTCGTACGAACTTGCCATTTTACTGCCCTTAGCCAATTTTACGAATAGGCTTCTGCACAAGTTTCCGTAAGTTTCTAAAGGGGTTTCAGGTGCTAGATCTTTATCAAGCAAGGTCATGTAAAGAGCTTGTATAAACTTTGCTTCGGTGGCAGATGCTTCTGCTAACCAAGTTTTAAATTCGGATATGTTGGTGTCTAAAACCTCAAGTAGTTTACTGTCGCATGCTCCTTCGGTTTTATAATTTTCTAGGTTGTGTAAGACCGCATCGGCATACTTAGGGTCGAACGCTACTTGTGAAAAATCAATTTCAGATGTCTGTAGCTGTTCAATAAGCACGGCTTTTTCAGATTTTGGGGCTTCTACTTTATGGTGGTCATGGAATTTGTTGATAGCCTCTTGTAATGTTTTGCGATGCGCAAAGTGTGCTTTACTGTAGATGTACATGTTTTCTGCCGTTTCTTTTGCAAGGTTGTGTTCCATTAATTCTTTTAGGAAGTCCTCGAGGTAGTTTTCAATATCCGTTTGGATGGATTGAAATAATGTGTTGGATTCAGTTTTCTGCTTGCTCTTTTTATGGAAATCAGAAAGATGCAATAAAGCTTTGTTCACGAAAGACGTTACGTTTTCATCCAATTCATTAAGGTAGGCGGCACTGCGTCTACCTTGTGTATTCAGCATATGTGGCACCCAAACAGACTCGCTGCCCAAACTATAATAGTAGTTGCTTAAGAAATTATACCAGCTTTGTAGGAGACCCAAGAACAAAGGGCGATTTTCATTTACATACTGCAATTGCACATAATTATTACACAAGTTCAGTACACTGTCGTCTATACTTTTTAATGCCCAAATTTTATTTACACGGGTAAAATTGTTGGTTTCCGCAAATAGTGCCGTTAGCGTTTTAACGAGTAATGGAAGGTTCGCTTTTCTGATTTCTTCCGTTGCTTCTTTGGCGGA includes:
- a CDS encoding tetratricopeptide repeat protein, coding for MSLTRKEVVQYIEQAHSLLSEKKFAELNPVITAIQDNLDVLGYTYPSDNARYYRFFMLYMGAFEKVNIEVMHSYVEALEQVGQILASDYEYICSYYQTCPEAVYEKALQKYQYNETLHIHFALKLQVEKRYTEAISVLKYILECYPATTEARFLLWEIQSAQLDDLMTSTEEADCYQLLDLASATHNLQVLKGLQLDTRLDKKTKILTYIQVAIWENRSVEVIELWKSEWKTLDLTDQSRYVLADYAKAFMMYDLVPQILKAPQKPDFPETNFTNFSEYKVFMEALVNSGWQLAQHHYLLLGNAAYFHSNNSNAVEICLKQGLALNEKNPLLLNLKAMYLKNLNKYQEAGAIYHEAFRNGLTMDNYLLYLIELNNRIESYQGVLDTVKQFHIRHTPTLKSMFFKARALFKFHRDDEALVVLNEALQDFPLHSRSYAPWMLHYRMIINKRKRNYTQYFIDQQAEINYYVDGDDDYFNTTNLAVETIFEQGEYEECYKYAIYNHEQGKLAEELYPIFQWICFYDFLLEKPEDLQDVTEANINQLPETFEDFRNNGLIYWMLDDHTAAAESLMIAASKAINKALYLKLALTCAQEGFKNSLCLTIIETIQKEVPEAREFKTDYTYANILNDEQRHQEAYEVLLNVLKSYPERAFFEFPKDFNYLLHTLKNNAKALEDMGGYNKYISMLLSRDNPIENQLREQQELAKSQSEEDLFLQHNLMDNLARLNFEMHPEEREELKEMKKYIKAAHFA
- a CDS encoding DUF1266 domain-containing protein — protein: MTAEITPQIQDWLNLSALVLMNNYKKADLNSWYGFDIEDHLQLKNVERIAKLHGILSGVHLRNSLHRYETGEMASNPFEKLAMELRNETTNTFEAKYNALQNPSTKNAYKMVWKYRFSLKNEKLYGYEFAYYIFLMRIGGALGFIKSEEIAMRLEDVNTRLKKTFSNWGEFHRNVCIGNEFMRGAAEPDISKFPGTETLWECYQRLNIHHADRFKEWNI